From the genome of Pseudomonas sp. gcc21, one region includes:
- a CDS encoding glycosyltransferase family 2 protein, protein MPLNLPTIIVIGYNRPKSLSRLLGSLRKAHFPPGNVRLVISLDNSGMEEPREVAEDFDWPFGEKRIIAHKTRLGLREHVLSCGDLTEEYGDVIILEDDLFASPYFYQYTTAALSFYAGDANIAGISLYSQQFNQTANLPFTPVDNGNADVYFMQLAASWGQAWSRSHWIGFRAWMEKNGTDIAHIDNIPADIRAWPESSWLKLYNAYIISRNKFFVYPYRSLTTNFGDPGQHFNIASSRFQVAIQQQEIDYQFAPLDDSLAKYDAFCELLPESVKKQNEKLAAYDFTVNLYGCKDCRSGLQLTRTSQKGLFNFSLSMKPMELSVMHDIEGDGIALIDSAELNSASLTAPKTEYDMYRFFYKFPSVQVILFGFRERIQILLRSARSR, encoded by the coding sequence ATGCCTCTGAATCTGCCTACCATCATTGTCATCGGGTACAACCGCCCGAAGAGTCTTAGTCGCTTGCTGGGCTCGCTGCGCAAAGCGCATTTTCCGCCGGGGAACGTCCGTCTGGTCATCAGCCTGGATAATTCGGGCATGGAAGAACCCCGCGAGGTTGCGGAAGACTTCGATTGGCCATTCGGCGAAAAGCGCATCATTGCTCACAAGACTCGCCTCGGCCTGCGGGAACACGTACTGAGCTGCGGCGACCTTACCGAGGAATACGGCGATGTCATCATCCTCGAAGATGATTTGTTCGCTTCGCCATATTTCTACCAATACACCACCGCGGCGCTCAGCTTTTATGCGGGCGACGCAAATATTGCTGGCATAAGTCTGTATAGCCAGCAGTTCAACCAGACGGCAAACCTCCCGTTCACTCCCGTTGATAATGGCAATGCCGACGTCTATTTCATGCAGCTGGCAGCGTCCTGGGGGCAGGCCTGGTCACGCTCCCACTGGATCGGTTTCCGCGCGTGGATGGAAAAAAACGGTACGGATATTGCCCACATCGACAATATCCCTGCGGATATTCGCGCTTGGCCGGAATCGTCATGGTTGAAGCTGTACAACGCTTACATCATTTCGCGGAACAAGTTCTTCGTGTACCCCTACCGTTCGCTCACGACGAACTTTGGCGACCCGGGGCAACACTTCAACATCGCGTCGTCGCGCTTCCAGGTAGCCATACAGCAACAGGAAATTGACTACCAGTTTGCCCCCCTCGACGACAGCCTGGCCAAGTACGACGCATTCTGCGAGCTGCTACCTGAGAGCGTAAAAAAGCAGAATGAAAAGCTTGCCGCCTATGACTTCACCGTAAACCTCTACGGTTGCAAGGATTGCCGCAGCGGATTGCAGCTGACCCGTACCAGTCAGAAGGGATTATTCAACTTCAGCTTATCTATGAAACCCATGGAGCTCAGCGTCATGCATGACATAGAGGGCGACGGCATTGCCCTGATCGATTCTGCCGAACTGAATAGCGCCAGCCTGACTGCGCCGAAAACCGAATACGACATGTACCGCTTTTTCTACAAGTTTCCGTCGGTACAAGTCATTCTTTTCGGCTTCCGCGAGCGTATTCAAATTCTGCTTCGTAGCGCCAGATCACGATAG
- a CDS encoding lipopolysaccharide biosynthesis protein encodes MRSKLLRNILTVVSGTAGAQVLTMLFMPVITRLYGPESYGVLGVFMGVVMMIVPAAALSYPMAIVLPKSNADAKAVVRLSLFIAVGMAILSAALLYGFGTPLVAKMGVEEISPFLMLLPLTMFFGAALEIAQQWLIRHQLFRITAKVAITHSLLHNLIRSAAGWIHASAAVLVFTTAIGPLLHALMLLFGIRRASGTDNDDDAANRQAAKDQTLSVAKRYSDFPLFRAPQMFINTVSQNLPTLVLAAYFGPAAAGYFTLCKQALSMPTHLIGKSVADVYYPKITQAIHRQEPITAMLMKAVAGLAIVGLVPFGTVFFFGPWMFAFVFGSAWESAGEFARWLALAEYAIFISRPCTVAFPALSMQRLSLVFEIVSTVLRISALFIGAAVLEDSLSTVIAFTVASIVIYLCLVALTAVESRRRFARGYRNA; translated from the coding sequence ATGCGCAGCAAACTGCTGCGCAATATCCTCACCGTGGTGTCCGGCACAGCTGGTGCCCAGGTGCTGACGATGCTGTTCATGCCGGTCATAACCCGGTTGTACGGTCCGGAAAGCTATGGTGTGCTTGGTGTGTTCATGGGCGTGGTCATGATGATCGTGCCCGCGGCCGCCCTGTCCTATCCGATGGCCATAGTGCTGCCCAAAAGCAACGCCGACGCGAAAGCAGTGGTCAGACTGTCTCTATTCATTGCCGTAGGCATGGCCATTCTGTCGGCAGCGTTACTATATGGTTTCGGCACGCCCCTGGTGGCAAAAATGGGCGTAGAGGAAATCTCGCCTTTTCTGATGCTGCTACCGCTGACCATGTTCTTCGGCGCTGCTCTGGAAATTGCACAACAGTGGCTGATCCGCCATCAGCTGTTCCGCATCACGGCTAAGGTCGCCATCACGCATTCCTTGCTGCACAACCTCATCCGTAGCGCCGCGGGCTGGATCCACGCTTCGGCCGCTGTGCTGGTTTTCACGACTGCAATCGGTCCACTCCTGCATGCGCTGATGCTGCTGTTTGGCATTCGTCGCGCTAGCGGAACCGACAATGATGATGACGCAGCGAACAGACAGGCAGCGAAGGATCAGACCCTCTCCGTTGCCAAGCGCTACAGTGACTTTCCGCTATTTCGTGCACCGCAGATGTTCATCAACACTGTGTCGCAGAACCTGCCGACGCTGGTACTTGCCGCCTATTTCGGGCCGGCGGCTGCGGGATACTTCACGCTGTGCAAGCAGGCATTGAGTATGCCAACGCACCTGATCGGAAAATCGGTCGCTGACGTCTATTATCCTAAAATCACACAAGCCATCCACCGCCAGGAACCCATCACCGCGATGCTGATGAAAGCGGTAGCCGGGTTGGCGATCGTTGGGCTCGTGCCCTTTGGCACAGTGTTTTTCTTCGGCCCCTGGATGTTTGCCTTCGTGTTCGGTTCAGCCTGGGAATCAGCGGGCGAATTCGCGCGCTGGCTGGCGCTAGCTGAGTACGCCATCTTCATCAGCCGACCTTGCACCGTCGCCTTCCCTGCTCTGTCCATGCAGCGACTGTCTCTGGTGTTCGAAATCGTCAGTACGGTATTACGCATATCCGCGCTGTTCATCGGTGCCGCCGTGCTCGAAGATTCGCTGAGTACAGTGATCGCTTTCACCGTCGCGAGCATCGTTATTTACCTGTGTCTGGTAGCGCTGACAGCTGTTGAATCGCGTAGAAGGTTTGCCCGGGGATACCGCAATGCCTGA
- a CDS encoding UDP-glucose/GDP-mannose dehydrogenase family protein: protein MNITVVGTGYVGLVTGACIAEMGNTVYCVDIDPAKIENLKKGILPIYEPGLEDIVSDNFSADRLRFTTSLKDTIEDSEVFFIAVGTPPGEDGSADLHYVVDVAREIGSLITRPSVIINKSTVPVGTADLVRATVAEQLEKRGLDIEFDVVSNPEFLKEGAAVDDFMHPDRIIVGTDSERARGVMNELYAPFIRNRPRMMFMGVRDAEMTKYAANAMLATKISFMNEIASLCERLDVDVENVRLGIGSDQRIGYHFIYAGCGYGGSCFPKDVKALISIAHKSDFEPKLLQAVEARNELQKQSLFNKVNAHFDGDLAGKSFAVWGLAFKPGTDDMREAPSVVLINSLINAGATVKACDPVAYETARREFPEKWFAEGKLEIVEGQYEAAIDADALILVTEWKPYRRPDLKALKKLLKQPLIIDGRNQYDLTQIKRAGFDYYGIGRTSINA, encoded by the coding sequence ATGAATATCACAGTTGTAGGAACCGGCTATGTTGGGCTCGTTACGGGCGCTTGTATCGCAGAAATGGGTAACACTGTTTACTGCGTGGATATCGATCCCGCGAAGATAGAGAATCTGAAAAAGGGTATTTTGCCGATCTATGAGCCCGGTCTGGAAGACATTGTCTCTGACAACTTTTCTGCGGACCGTTTGCGCTTTACTACGTCGCTGAAAGACACCATCGAAGATTCTGAAGTGTTCTTCATCGCGGTAGGTACTCCTCCGGGCGAAGATGGCTCAGCGGACCTGCATTATGTAGTGGATGTTGCTCGAGAAATCGGCAGTCTGATCACCCGCCCCTCCGTCATCATCAACAAGTCCACGGTACCTGTCGGCACTGCTGACCTGGTGCGCGCCACTGTCGCAGAACAGCTCGAAAAGCGCGGCTTGGACATCGAATTCGATGTGGTATCGAACCCCGAGTTTTTGAAGGAAGGGGCTGCCGTCGATGATTTCATGCATCCCGACCGGATCATCGTCGGCACAGATAGTGAGCGAGCCCGCGGCGTAATGAATGAGCTGTACGCGCCCTTCATTCGCAACCGTCCCCGCATGATGTTCATGGGTGTTCGCGATGCAGAAATGACTAAGTACGCGGCAAACGCCATGCTTGCGACCAAGATCTCCTTCATGAACGAGATTGCCAGCCTGTGCGAGCGACTTGATGTCGATGTGGAAAATGTACGCCTGGGTATCGGCTCTGACCAGCGAATCGGCTACCACTTCATCTACGCCGGCTGTGGTTACGGCGGCTCATGCTTCCCCAAAGACGTGAAAGCCCTGATCAGTATTGCTCACAAAAGTGATTTCGAACCCAAGCTGCTGCAGGCAGTGGAAGCACGCAACGAGCTCCAGAAACAGTCGTTGTTCAACAAGGTCAACGCGCACTTTGACGGCGACCTGGCCGGCAAAAGCTTCGCAGTCTGGGGCCTGGCATTCAAGCCGGGTACCGACGACATGCGTGAAGCGCCAAGCGTGGTGCTGATCAACAGTCTGATCAATGCTGGCGCGACAGTGAAAGCCTGCGACCCGGTAGCTTACGAGACCGCACGACGCGAGTTCCCGGAAAAATGGTTCGCGGAAGGCAAGCTGGAAATTGTTGAAGGCCAGTATGAAGCCGCCATAGACGCAGACGCGCTGATCCTGGTTACCGAGTGGAAGCCCTACCGCCGGCCAGACCTCAAAGCATTGAAAAAACTGCTGAAGCAACCTTTGATCATTGATGGGCGTAACCAGTACGACCTGACTCAGATCAAGCGTGCCGGGTTCGACTATTACGGTATCGGCCGTACCAGCATCAATGCCTAA
- a CDS encoding undecaprenyl-phosphate glucose phosphotransferase codes for MIAKRTNPAVNRRGLTFWGQWLCAMSLVSGLLCYLVYQQLEVVPTQYRLLIVITVFGSVPAYMLMHVYHKRHSYLSGLVHLMGGWALLLAGLVAITYASQSMHLFSSDVFLQWAVLGYLIQAASYIPLRYFGNLHSSKLRLGRTSVIIGSGPAAYELAKRLHGSNRVPLVGLITSKPDTQTLDGRFPVLGDLSKVRELVDQYGIRRVYIALSLDEVAYIEKLYITLLDLSVDVVWIPDFGRMPLLNQSISQIEQLPAIYLNETPLSSHPASVFSKELLDRGVALLAIVALSPLLICAAIAVKMSSPGPVLFRQPRHGWNGEIIHVMKFRSMRMHDDDKIVKQATRDDPRVTPVGRILRSTSIDELPQLFNVLRGEMSLVGPRPHAVTHNDYYSDKILAYMARHRIKPGITGLAQVTGHRGETETIEKMQQRVEQDLAYINNWSLWLDIKILFRTPFTLFSRDVY; via the coding sequence ATGATCGCCAAACGCACCAATCCCGCCGTGAATCGCCGGGGTCTTACGTTCTGGGGCCAATGGCTTTGCGCTATGTCTCTGGTCAGCGGCCTGCTTTGCTATCTGGTTTATCAGCAACTGGAAGTCGTCCCTACGCAATATCGGCTTCTGATCGTCATCACCGTATTCGGGTCAGTGCCTGCCTATATGCTGATGCACGTTTACCATAAGCGGCACAGTTATCTATCCGGCCTGGTTCACCTGATGGGCGGCTGGGCGCTCCTGCTGGCGGGCTTAGTGGCTATCACTTATGCCAGCCAAAGCATGCACCTGTTCTCCTCCGATGTGTTTCTGCAATGGGCTGTGCTTGGGTATCTGATTCAGGCAGCGAGTTATATTCCCCTGCGCTATTTTGGCAACCTGCACTCCAGCAAGCTGCGCCTCGGCAGAACATCCGTGATCATCGGCTCCGGTCCTGCGGCGTATGAGCTAGCCAAGCGTTTGCATGGCTCCAACCGGGTACCGCTGGTGGGTCTGATCACTTCCAAGCCCGACACCCAGACACTCGATGGTCGCTTTCCGGTCCTGGGTGATCTGTCCAAAGTTCGGGAACTGGTAGACCAGTACGGCATTCGTCGTGTCTATATCGCGCTAAGCCTGGACGAAGTTGCCTATATCGAAAAACTCTACATCACCCTGCTCGACCTCAGCGTAGACGTGGTCTGGATCCCGGATTTCGGCCGGATGCCTCTACTCAACCAGTCAATTTCTCAAATCGAACAGCTACCCGCTATCTATCTGAATGAAACGCCGCTTAGCTCTCACCCGGCGTCGGTGTTCAGCAAGGAACTGCTCGACCGGGGCGTAGCATTGCTGGCAATCGTTGCGCTCAGCCCGCTGCTGATCTGCGCCGCTATCGCCGTAAAAATGTCTTCACCGGGCCCGGTACTGTTCCGCCAGCCGCGGCATGGTTGGAATGGCGAGATAATCCACGTCATGAAGTTCCGCTCCATGCGCATGCATGACGACGACAAAATTGTAAAACAGGCTACGCGTGACGACCCGCGCGTTACACCGGTGGGCCGCATACTGCGCAGCACCTCCATAGACGAGCTACCGCAGTTGTTCAATGTATTGCGTGGAGAGATGTCCCTGGTGGGACCACGTCCGCACGCCGTGACCCATAACGATTACTACAGTGACAAGATCCTGGCTTACATGGCACGTCATCGCATCAAGCCGGGCATCACTGGGTTGGCCCAGGTCACCGGCCACCGTGGCGAAACGGAAACAATTGAGAAAATGCAGCAACGCGTCGAGCAGGATCTGGCCTACATCAATAACTGGTCGCTGTGGCTGGATATCAAAATTCTGTTCCGTACTCCGTTCACGTTGTTCTCACGAGACGTCTACTGA
- a CDS encoding polysaccharide biosynthesis tyrosine autokinase, whose amino-acid sequence MNSSIRPDRQWQPMQSEDDADYIDLKKIWHALWSRKWSIISLVLVVTMLATLAVMQMTPIYRASVTMMIESKGDQLVDFQRVYDNTGQLSEYLQTQLGLINSRGVAERVVRELNLTEHPEFDPRQRSEPLIDIKGMVRRAKNMILGEDPSKSAAPMTEAEIMDAVTRDFMTRTAADVEGKSQLVRISVEMADRLTAAQAANALANSYIEGQLEAQMEMSMAATTWMNSRLAELRTSLKEAENRLQQYREEEGLVDVGGVGTVSADNLSLTGDRMIDARRQRAEAESQYRQVQAMQDQGWERMASVPAVLGHPLIQQFKSEQARARAKVEELSRRYGERFPAMQAAQSDLAAATASLKAQVEQVVAGIERNYQLAVANENSLRASFDQNKEEIQDISRKEFKVRELERDVESNRELYETFQTRLRETTATQDLSSTNARIVDEALPPATPSAPNTRLLIMLASVLSFIAGIAIALIADFLNNTFKSAEDVENNLNLPVLGIVPLVAKKQQKKVAHLFEKGDDMRFCEAIRTIRTSVMLADMSRPQKVIVVTSSVPAEGKSSVAANMAFALSQLQRVLLIDADLRRPTLAKNFDFPVGTPGLANLIAGTAKAEDCIQTVDNQLDMLTAGAVPPNPLELLASPRFAKFLERAKEQYDHILIDSPPTQAVSDSVLMSTYADSVIYVIKSEHTSINMAQKGVGQLLQSGASIVGVVLNQVDVKKAAKKGEYSGYYDHYGYSEQNA is encoded by the coding sequence ATGAACAGCTCCATACGACCTGACCGCCAGTGGCAGCCAATGCAGTCTGAAGACGACGCTGACTATATCGACCTGAAAAAGATCTGGCACGCGCTATGGTCCCGGAAATGGAGCATTATCTCGCTGGTCCTGGTGGTTACAATGCTGGCTACCCTGGCCGTGATGCAGATGACACCCATCTATCGCGCCAGTGTGACCATGATGATCGAATCCAAGGGCGATCAGCTGGTCGACTTTCAGCGCGTCTACGACAATACAGGCCAGTTGAGTGAGTATTTGCAGACCCAGCTTGGTTTGATCAACAGCCGCGGCGTCGCTGAACGCGTGGTACGTGAGCTGAACCTAACCGAGCATCCTGAGTTCGATCCACGCCAGCGCTCTGAGCCATTGATCGATATCAAGGGCATGGTACGGCGCGCCAAAAACATGATCCTTGGCGAAGACCCTTCGAAATCAGCTGCCCCGATGACAGAAGCAGAGATCATGGACGCGGTCACTCGCGACTTCATGACACGTACAGCCGCCGACGTCGAAGGTAAAAGTCAGCTGGTTCGAATTTCAGTCGAGATGGCGGACCGCTTGACTGCCGCCCAGGCAGCCAACGCTTTGGCCAACAGCTATATTGAAGGCCAGCTGGAAGCCCAGATGGAAATGTCCATGGCTGCCACCACCTGGATGAATAGCCGCCTGGCGGAACTGCGCACTTCGCTCAAAGAGGCTGAAAACCGCCTGCAACAATACCGTGAAGAAGAAGGCCTGGTTGACGTCGGCGGCGTCGGTACCGTCAGTGCAGACAACCTGTCCCTGACAGGCGACCGGATGATTGACGCCCGTCGTCAACGTGCCGAAGCCGAAAGTCAGTACCGTCAAGTTCAGGCCATGCAAGATCAGGGCTGGGAACGGATGGCAAGCGTCCCGGCAGTACTGGGTCACCCGTTGATTCAGCAGTTCAAATCTGAACAGGCGCGTGCCCGGGCGAAGGTCGAAGAGCTGTCACGCCGTTATGGCGAGCGGTTCCCTGCCATGCAGGCGGCGCAATCCGACCTCGCAGCGGCCACCGCCAGCCTGAAAGCGCAAGTTGAGCAGGTCGTAGCAGGTATCGAACGTAACTATCAACTCGCGGTTGCCAATGAAAACTCGCTGCGCGCGTCCTTCGATCAGAACAAAGAAGAGATCCAGGATATTTCGCGTAAGGAGTTCAAGGTTCGCGAGCTCGAACGTGACGTAGAAAGCAACCGGGAGCTGTACGAAACCTTCCAGACCCGGTTACGTGAAACCACCGCGACTCAGGATTTGAGCAGCACTAACGCTCGCATTGTCGACGAAGCTCTGCCACCAGCCACACCATCAGCCCCGAATACTCGCTTGTTGATCATGTTGGCCAGTGTACTGTCGTTCATTGCCGGCATAGCTATTGCGCTCATTGCTGACTTCCTCAACAACACCTTCAAGAGCGCCGAGGACGTCGAGAACAACCTCAACCTGCCGGTATTGGGTATCGTACCGCTGGTTGCCAAGAAGCAGCAGAAGAAGGTGGCCCATCTCTTCGAGAAGGGTGACGACATGCGGTTCTGCGAGGCAATCCGGACCATTCGTACCAGTGTCATGCTGGCCGATATGAGCAGGCCGCAGAAAGTCATTGTGGTAACCTCCTCGGTTCCTGCTGAAGGTAAGAGCTCGGTAGCAGCCAACATGGCGTTCGCGCTAAGCCAGCTACAGCGCGTTCTGCTGATCGACGCCGACTTGCGACGCCCTACCCTGGCCAAGAATTTCGATTTCCCGGTGGGTACACCGGGTCTGGCGAACCTGATTGCCGGCACGGCCAAAGCAGAAGATTGCATCCAGACAGTCGACAATCAGCTGGACATGTTGACCGCTGGTGCGGTGCCGCCAAACCCGCTGGAGCTGCTGGCATCACCTCGCTTCGCCAAGTTCCTGGAGCGTGCCAAGGAGCAATACGACCACATTCTCATTGATTCACCTCCGACCCAGGCGGTCAGCGATTCGGTGTTGATGTCTACGTATGCAGACTCGGTTATTTATGTGATCAAGTCGGAACACACCTCCATCAACATGGCGCAAAAAGGCGTGGGTCAGCTGCTGCAAAGCGGTGCATCCATTGTCGGGGTGGTTCTTAACCAGGTTGACGTCAAGAAAGCCGCCAAAAAAGGCGAGTACAGCGGGTACTACGACCACTACGGTTACAGCGAGCAGAATGCATAG
- a CDS encoding polysaccharide biosynthesis/export family protein codes for MSIQHMLRTATILLLLALSFQATANTQYRLSSGDVLRISVFGEPDLTFEEIRLNDAGTFSYPFLGAVEAKGKTPREIENLITESLKDGYLVDPRVSVSVINYREFYISGEVKQPGGYPYQPGLTLDRAIALAGGLTERASTRRITIVRGSDENRAAERASLSTIVQPGDTITIDQGFF; via the coding sequence ATGTCTATCCAACATATGTTAAGAACAGCAACGATCCTATTACTGCTCGCCCTGAGCTTTCAGGCTACAGCAAACACGCAGTACCGTCTCAGTTCGGGCGATGTACTGCGCATCAGCGTGTTCGGCGAACCCGACCTCACATTCGAAGAGATTCGCCTGAACGATGCAGGGACTTTCTCGTACCCCTTCCTCGGCGCAGTGGAAGCGAAGGGCAAAACACCCCGCGAAATAGAGAACCTGATTACCGAATCCTTGAAGGACGGCTATCTGGTCGACCCACGCGTTTCGGTGAGCGTTATCAACTACCGCGAATTTTATATCAGCGGTGAGGTCAAACAGCCCGGTGGTTATCCATACCAGCCCGGCTTGACGCTTGATCGTGCTATCGCTCTGGCAGGCGGACTCACGGAACGCGCCTCGACACGTCGCATTACCATTGTTCGCGGTTCTGATGAAAATCGCGCCGCCGAACGGGCGTCACTGAGCACTATCGTTCAGCCAGGTGACACCATCACTATCGACCAAGGATTCTTTTGA
- a CDS encoding outer membrane beta-barrel protein — protein sequence MRLSKFLTASLATSVSAYSWAIEPMSIDVRGFQFTPTLLVSESYDDNYRGVRDNAADSWITTIEPTFALSAENRNSQHELKYSFDSDIYHDDSDASNTDHHLTFKSALALTSRHRVRGNIGYHRIEDTINDDTLSAGDVLTRDFYNDKYSRAVAGLGYTFGAVSAQNQLDFATNYEQRRYHNSGDLNEDQERDSIGVSSTWFHRIGGRTRSIVEVRHTQHDYVEDRFSRDGTNTAGLIGATWDATAKTTGTVRVGAERKKFDSDGREDFTSPMWEVGVAWAPRSYSTFEINARRAFDEGEDDSSTVEDVTTGVSWTHGWTPRISTELEYQISDREYKASDREDDRTAYSVGVSYAFDRWADITLGYLRSENESSRYFNSYERNVYLLSLNMSL from the coding sequence ATGAGGCTCTCCAAATTTCTGACCGCTTCGCTCGCAACCTCTGTATCTGCCTACAGCTGGGCAATCGAGCCAATGAGCATAGATGTACGCGGCTTTCAATTCACGCCGACCCTACTTGTCTCCGAAAGCTACGACGATAACTACCGTGGCGTGCGAGACAACGCTGCTGACTCGTGGATCACTACCATCGAGCCGACCTTTGCGTTGAGCGCGGAGAACCGCAACAGCCAACACGAATTGAAATACTCCTTCGATAGCGATATCTATCACGACGATAGCGACGCATCCAACACCGACCACCACCTCACGTTCAAAAGCGCGCTGGCGCTGACTTCGCGTCACCGTGTCCGGGGTAACATCGGATACCACCGGATTGAAGACACCATCAACGATGACACATTATCAGCAGGCGACGTCCTTACGAGAGACTTCTACAACGACAAGTATAGCCGCGCGGTAGCCGGCCTCGGGTATACCTTCGGCGCTGTCAGCGCGCAGAATCAGCTCGACTTTGCTACCAACTATGAGCAGCGTCGCTATCACAACAGCGGCGACCTCAACGAAGACCAGGAGCGCGACAGCATCGGTGTAAGCAGCACCTGGTTCCATCGTATTGGCGGCCGCACCCGCTCAATTGTAGAAGTACGCCACACACAGCATGATTACGTGGAAGACCGCTTCAGCCGAGACGGGACCAATACAGCGGGCTTGATTGGTGCAACCTGGGACGCTACAGCCAAGACCACAGGTACCGTTCGCGTGGGTGCTGAACGCAAGAAGTTCGACAGTGACGGGCGCGAAGATTTCACTAGCCCCATGTGGGAAGTCGGCGTCGCCTGGGCTCCACGGTCCTACTCTACGTTCGAGATCAACGCGCGCCGGGCTTTCGACGAGGGTGAAGATGATTCTTCAACCGTCGAAGATGTCACCACGGGTGTCAGCTGGACACATGGCTGGACACCGCGCATCAGCACCGAGCTTGAATACCAGATTTCCGATCGCGAGTACAAGGCCAGCGACCGCGAGGACGACCGGACCGCATACAGCGTCGGGGTCAGCTACGCATTCGATCGCTGGGCGGACATTACCTTGGGCTATCTGCGGTCAGAAAATGAGTCGTCTCGCTACTTCAACAGTTACGAGCGAAATGTGTATTTGCTAAGCCTTAACATGAGCCTTTGA
- a CDS encoding transcription termination/antitermination NusG family protein: MNNHREMPEVAWYLLQCKPRQNNRAGEHLARKGFKCVNPIFRASKLHDVKVKRIKQPMLPGYAFSKTKAQDNWTALSLTRCASSAVNSGGQTISAEHTGAGWLRQSCSDATYQPACLASLGSALTTNVTNGTGAYFATR; this comes from the coding sequence ATGAACAACCATAGGGAAATGCCGGAAGTCGCCTGGTACCTCTTACAGTGCAAACCCCGACAGAACAACCGAGCGGGTGAGCATCTCGCGCGTAAAGGCTTCAAATGTGTGAATCCAATTTTTCGGGCCAGCAAGCTTCACGACGTTAAGGTGAAGCGGATCAAGCAGCCCATGCTTCCCGGTTATGCCTTCTCAAAAACAAAAGCCCAGGATAACTGGACTGCGCTCTCTTTGACCCGCTGTGCTTCAAGCGCTGTCAACTCCGGCGGGCAAACCATCTCCGCAGAGCACACTGGCGCCGGTTGGTTGCGCCAGTCATGTAGCGATGCGACGTATCAGCCAGCATGCTTGGCTAGTCTGGGCAGCGCATTGACAACAAACGTAACCAACGGGACGGGCGCATATTTTGCAACGCGTTGA
- the fdhD gene encoding formate dehydrogenase accessory sulfurtransferase FdhD produces MSQNMPANAVGSSERQLFEYVELGGSLRASQTLADEVALAVSYNGISQAVMMVSPDALEDFVVGFSLTGALVASLDEIYDLRLSGEGEQRRADLEVSSRAFWALKQQRRHLAGNSGCGLCGVEALEQALPTLAPLDRVALPEPSLLEGMRDRISAAQLLARQSGALHAAVFVDGLNGEILLCREDIGRHNALDKLIGAIYRSALSPGDGFAVVTSRCSLELIHKAVRGRISTLVCLSAPTALSVQWARAHGLNLIHIPHRSGPRVYSPAPLP; encoded by the coding sequence ATGTCACAGAATATGCCCGCGAACGCTGTCGGGAGTTCCGAGAGGCAGCTGTTCGAATATGTTGAACTTGGCGGTTCCCTGCGGGCGAGTCAAACGCTTGCAGACGAGGTTGCGCTGGCGGTGAGCTACAACGGGATCAGCCAGGCAGTGATGATGGTTTCTCCGGACGCGCTAGAGGACTTTGTCGTCGGATTCAGTCTCACTGGCGCGCTGGTCGCCTCCCTTGACGAAATCTATGACCTTCGCTTGAGCGGCGAGGGCGAGCAGCGACGGGCAGATTTGGAGGTGAGTAGTCGAGCGTTCTGGGCACTAAAGCAGCAGCGTCGTCATCTGGCGGGTAACAGCGGTTGCGGATTATGCGGGGTGGAGGCGCTGGAGCAGGCGTTGCCGACACTTGCACCGCTAGATCGTGTGGCTCTGCCAGAACCTTCGCTACTGGAAGGCATGCGCGATCGTATCAGTGCGGCACAGCTGCTGGCTCGGCAAAGCGGTGCGTTGCACGCTGCGGTCTTTGTCGATGGGCTGAACGGAGAAATCTTGCTCTGCCGCGAAGATATCGGCCGGCACAATGCCCTCGATAAACTGATCGGCGCTATTTATCGCAGCGCGTTGAGTCCAGGTGATGGCTTTGCCGTGGTGACCAGTCGCTGCAGCCTGGAACTCATCCACAAAGCGGTGCGCGGACGCATTTCGACTCTGGTGTGCCTGTCCGCGCCTACTGCTTTGAGTGTTCAGTGGGCGCGCGCGCACGGACTCAATCTTATCCATATTCCGCACCGTAGCGGGCCGAGGGTGTATAGTCCTGCGCCTTTGCCGTGA